In the genome of uncultured Paludibaculum sp., the window GGTTTCCAGCGGCGCGCTGACCGGGGCGTGCACTTGGCCGTGGTCGTGGTCGTGATTGTGTTCTTCCTCATCGTCCGGGAAGAAGACAGGCTGATAGCCTTCGCGCTCCAGACGGCGGTCGATGGCCATGCAGACGGACTCTTCCTCGGAGTCGTTGAGGCCGTCGGCGCGCTCGGAGATCATGTCCAGCAGCTTGCCCGCGCTCTTGGGCGTGGTGTTGTGGCGCAGGCTGAGGGCATACGCGAAGAGTGCTTCCTCGCGAACGTCGTCATCGCGGAACATGGGGACGAGTTCCAGCGACAGGTCCGGCAACGGAAAGGCGCCAACGCCCTGGATGGCCTGACGGCGGATATCCAGATCTTCGCTTTTGAGGTTGGTCGAGAAGTACTTCTTATAGCGGGTGTCGAACGAACGCCACATGGTGTGCAGCGCGGCGGCGCGGCAGTCGTCCAGGGCATAGGCGTCCATCAGGG includes:
- a CDS encoding HEAT repeat domain-containing protein gives rise to the protein ASDPEPKVRGAALRALGERVAEPAVRELLTKALETKREHKDEWLGALIGLAGATGEPEVHDALMDAYALDDCRAAALHTMWRSFDTRYKKYFSTNLKSEDLDIRRQAIQGVGAFPLPDLSLELVPMFRDDDVREEALFAYALSLRHNTTPKSAGKLLDMISERADGLNDSEEESVCMAIDRRLEREGYQPVFFPDDEEEHNHDHDHGQVHAPVSAPLETVRSEKVGRNDPCPCGSGKKYKKCCGASA